The proteins below come from a single Balaenoptera musculus isolate JJ_BM4_2016_0621 chromosome 1, mBalMus1.pri.v3, whole genome shotgun sequence genomic window:
- the FUBP1 gene encoding far upstream element-binding protein 1 isoform X10 has protein sequence MADYSTVPPPSSGSAGGGGGGGGGGGVNDAFKDALQRARQIAAKIGGDAGTSLNSNDYGYGGQKRPLEDGDQPDAKKVAPQNDSFGTQLPPMHQQQSRSVMTEEYKVPDGMVGFIIGRGGEQISRIQQESGCKIQIAPDSGGLPERSCMLTGTPESVQSAKRLLDQIVEKGRPAPGFHHGDGPGNAVQEIMIPASKAGLVIGKGGETIKQLQERAGVKMVMIQDGPQNTGADKPLRITGDPYKVQQAKEMVLELIRDQGGFREVRNEYGSRIGGNEGIDVPIPRFAVGIVIGRNGEMIKKIQNDAGVRIQFKPDDGTTPDRIAQITGPPDRCQHAAEIITDLLRSVQAGNPGGPGPGGRGRGRGQGNWNMGPPGGLQEFNFIVPTGKTGLIIGKGGETIKSISQQSGARIELQRNPPPNADPNMKLFTIRGTPQQIDYARQLIEEKIGGPVNPLGPPVPHGPHGVPGPHGPPGPPGPGTPMGPYNPAPYNPGPPGPAPHGPPAPYAPQGWGNAYPHWQQQAPPDPAKTGTDPNSAAWAAYYAHYYQQQAQPPPAAPAGAPTTTQTNGQGDQQNPAPAGQVDYTKAWEEYYKKMGQAVPAPTGAPPGGQPDYSAAWAEYYRQQAAYYAQTSPQGMPQHPPAPQCLPRPSTLGSAAKSNSAEDAASTKS, from the exons ATGGCAGATTATTCAACAGTGCCTCCACCCTCCTCTGGCTCAGCTGGTGGTGGAGGCGGCGGCGGTGGTGGTGGAGGAGTTAACGATGCTTTCAAAGATGCGCTGCAGAGAGCCCGGCAG attgcAGCAAAAATTGGAGGTGATGCTGGTACATCACTGAATTCTAATGACTATGGTTATGGGGGACAAAAAAGACCTTTGGAAGATGGAG ATCAGCCAGATGCTAAGAAAGTTGCTCCTCAAAATGAct CTTTCGGAACACAGTTACCACCGATGCATCAGCAGCAAAG CAGGTCTGTAATGACAGAAGAATACAAAGTTCCAGATGGGATGGTTGGATTTA TAATTGGCAGAGGAGGTGAACAGATCTCACGCATACAACAGGAATCTGGATGCAAAATACAGATAGCTCCTG aCAGTGGTGGCCTTCCAGAAAGGTCTTGTATGTTAACTGGAACCCCTGAGTCTGTCCA ATCAGCAAAACGGTTACTGGACCAGATTGTTGAAAAGGGAAGACCAGCCCCTGGCTTCCATCATGGTGATGGGCCAGGAAATGCGGTTCAAGAAATCATGATTCCAGCTAGCAAAGCAGGATTAGTCATTGGAAAGGGGGGAGAGACTATTAAACAACTTCAG GAACGGGCTGGAGTTAAAATGGTTATGATCCAAGATGGACCTCAGAACACTGGTGCTGACAAACCTCTTAGGATTACAGGGGACCCATACAAAGTTCAA CAAGCCAAGGAAATGGTGTTAGAATTAATTCGTGATCAAGGTGGTTTCAGAGAAGTTCGAAATGAGTATGGGTCAAGAATAGGAGGAAATGAAGGAATAGAT GTCCCCATTCCAAGATTCGCTGTTGGCATCGTAAtaggaagaaatggagagatgattaaaaaaatacaaaatgatgcTGGTGTTCGAATTCAGTTTAAGCCAG ATGACGGAACAACACCAGATAGAATAGCACAAATAACAGGACCTCCAGACCGATGTCAACATGCTGCAGAAATTATTACAGACCTTCTTCGAAGTGTTCAG GCTGGTAATCCTGGTGGACCTGGACCTGGTGGTCGAGGAAGAGGTAGAGGTCAAGGCAACTGGAACATGGGACCACCTGGTGGACTACAGGAATTTAATTTCATTGTACcaactgggaaaactggattAATAATAGGAAAAG GAGGTGAAACCATAAAAAGCATAAGCCAACAGTCTGGTGCAAGAATAGAACTTCAGAGAAATCCTCCACCTAATGCAGATCCTAATATGAAGTTATTTACAATTCGTGGAACTCCACAGCAAATAGACTATGCTCGGCaactcatagaagaaaagatTGGT GGCCCAGTAAATCCTTTAGGGCCACCTGTACCCCATGGGCCCCATGGTGTCCCAGGCCCCCATGGGCCTCCTGGGCCCCCTGGGCCTGGAACTCCAATGGGACCATATAACCCTGCACCTTATAATCCAGGACCACCTGGCCCTGCTCCTCA TGGTCCTCCAGCCCCTTATGCTCCCCAGGGGTGGGGAAACGCGTATCCACATTGGCAGCAACAGGCCCCTCCAGATCCAG CTAAAACAGGAACAGATCCAAATTCAGCAGCTTGGGCTGCTTATTATGCTCACTATTATCAACAACAAGCACAGCCACCGCCTGCAGCTCCTGCCGGTGCACCAACTACAACCCAAACCAATGGACAAG gaGATCAGCAGAATCCAGCCCCAGCTGGACAGGTTGATTATACCAAGGCTTGGGAAGAGTACTACAAGAAAATGG gTCAAGCAGTTCCTGCCCCTACTGGTGCTCCACCAGGTGGTCAGCCAGATTATAGTGCAGCCTGGGCTGAGTACTACAGACAACAAGCAGCCTACTATGCCCAGACAAGTCCCCAGGGAATGCCACAGCATCCTCCAGCACCTCAG
- the FUBP1 gene encoding far upstream element-binding protein 1 isoform X6 has protein sequence MADYSTVPPPSSGSAGGGGGGGGGGGVNDAFKDALQRARQIAAKIGGDAGTSLNSNDYGYGGQKRPLEDGDQPDAKKVAPQNDSFGTQLPPMHQQQRSVMTEEYKVPDGMVGFIIGRGGEQISRIQQESGCKIQIAPDSGGLPERSCMLTGTPESVQSAKRLLDQIVEKGRPAPGFHHGDGPGNAVQEIMIPASKAGLVIGKGGETIKQLQERAGVKMVMIQDGPQNTGADKPLRITGDPYKVQQAKEMVLELIRDQGGFREVRNEYGSRIGGNEGIDVPIPRFAVGIVIGRNGEMIKKIQNDAGVRIQFKPDDGTTPDRIAQITGPPDRCQHAAEIITDLLRSVQAGNPGGPGPGGRGRGRGQGNWNMGPPGGLQEFNFIVPTGKTGLIIGKGGETIKSISQQSGARIELQRNPPPNADPNMKLFTIRGTPQQIDYARQLIEEKIGGPVNPLGPPVPHGPHGVPGPHGPPGPPGPGTPMGPYNPAPYNPGPPGPAPHGPPAPYAPQGWGNAYPHWQQQAPPDPAKTGTDPNSAAWAAYYAHYYQQQAQPPPAAPAGAPTTTQTNGQGNYGDQQNPAPAGQVDYTKAWEEYYKKMGQQGQTQDYSKAWEEYYKKQGQAVPAPTGAPPGGQPDYSAAWAEYYRQQAAYYAQTSPQGMPQHPPAPQCLPRPSTLGSAAKSNSAEDAASTKS, from the exons ATGGCAGATTATTCAACAGTGCCTCCACCCTCCTCTGGCTCAGCTGGTGGTGGAGGCGGCGGCGGTGGTGGTGGAGGAGTTAACGATGCTTTCAAAGATGCGCTGCAGAGAGCCCGGCAG attgcAGCAAAAATTGGAGGTGATGCTGGTACATCACTGAATTCTAATGACTATGGTTATGGGGGACAAAAAAGACCTTTGGAAGATGGAG ATCAGCCAGATGCTAAGAAAGTTGCTCCTCAAAATGAct CTTTCGGAACACAGTTACCACCGATGCATCAGCAGCAAAG GTCTGTAATGACAGAAGAATACAAAGTTCCAGATGGGATGGTTGGATTTA TAATTGGCAGAGGAGGTGAACAGATCTCACGCATACAACAGGAATCTGGATGCAAAATACAGATAGCTCCTG aCAGTGGTGGCCTTCCAGAAAGGTCTTGTATGTTAACTGGAACCCCTGAGTCTGTCCA ATCAGCAAAACGGTTACTGGACCAGATTGTTGAAAAGGGAAGACCAGCCCCTGGCTTCCATCATGGTGATGGGCCAGGAAATGCGGTTCAAGAAATCATGATTCCAGCTAGCAAAGCAGGATTAGTCATTGGAAAGGGGGGAGAGACTATTAAACAACTTCAG GAACGGGCTGGAGTTAAAATGGTTATGATCCAAGATGGACCTCAGAACACTGGTGCTGACAAACCTCTTAGGATTACAGGGGACCCATACAAAGTTCAA CAAGCCAAGGAAATGGTGTTAGAATTAATTCGTGATCAAGGTGGTTTCAGAGAAGTTCGAAATGAGTATGGGTCAAGAATAGGAGGAAATGAAGGAATAGAT GTCCCCATTCCAAGATTCGCTGTTGGCATCGTAAtaggaagaaatggagagatgattaaaaaaatacaaaatgatgcTGGTGTTCGAATTCAGTTTAAGCCAG ATGACGGAACAACACCAGATAGAATAGCACAAATAACAGGACCTCCAGACCGATGTCAACATGCTGCAGAAATTATTACAGACCTTCTTCGAAGTGTTCAG GCTGGTAATCCTGGTGGACCTGGACCTGGTGGTCGAGGAAGAGGTAGAGGTCAAGGCAACTGGAACATGGGACCACCTGGTGGACTACAGGAATTTAATTTCATTGTACcaactgggaaaactggattAATAATAGGAAAAG GAGGTGAAACCATAAAAAGCATAAGCCAACAGTCTGGTGCAAGAATAGAACTTCAGAGAAATCCTCCACCTAATGCAGATCCTAATATGAAGTTATTTACAATTCGTGGAACTCCACAGCAAATAGACTATGCTCGGCaactcatagaagaaaagatTGGT GGCCCAGTAAATCCTTTAGGGCCACCTGTACCCCATGGGCCCCATGGTGTCCCAGGCCCCCATGGGCCTCCTGGGCCCCCTGGGCCTGGAACTCCAATGGGACCATATAACCCTGCACCTTATAATCCAGGACCACCTGGCCCTGCTCCTCA TGGTCCTCCAGCCCCTTATGCTCCCCAGGGGTGGGGAAACGCGTATCCACATTGGCAGCAACAGGCCCCTCCAGATCCAG CTAAAACAGGAACAGATCCAAATTCAGCAGCTTGGGCTGCTTATTATGCTCACTATTATCAACAACAAGCACAGCCACCGCCTGCAGCTCCTGCCGGTGCACCAACTACAACCCAAACCAATGGACAAGGTAACTATG gaGATCAGCAGAATCCAGCCCCAGCTGGACAGGTTGATTATACCAAGGCTTGGGAAGAGTACTACAAGAAAATGG GTCAACAAGGGCAGACACAAGATTATTCAAAGGCTTGGGAGGAATATTACAAGAAGCAAG gTCAAGCAGTTCCTGCCCCTACTGGTGCTCCACCAGGTGGTCAGCCAGATTATAGTGCAGCCTGGGCTGAGTACTACAGACAACAAGCAGCCTACTATGCCCAGACAAGTCCCCAGGGAATGCCACAGCATCCTCCAGCACCTCAG
- the FUBP1 gene encoding far upstream element-binding protein 1 isoform X2 has translation MADYSTVPPPSSGSAGGGGGGGGGGGVNDAFKDALQRARQIAAKIGGDAGTSLNSNDYGYGGQKRPLEDGDGSWTSPSSTTHWEGMPSPFKDQPDAKKVAPQNDSFGTQLPPMHQQQRSVMTEEYKVPDGMVGFIIGRGGEQISRIQQESGCKIQIAPDSGGLPERSCMLTGTPESVQSAKRLLDQIVEKGRPAPGFHHGDGPGNAVQEIMIPASKAGLVIGKGGETIKQLQERAGVKMVMIQDGPQNTGADKPLRITGDPYKVQQAKEMVLELIRDQGGFREVRNEYGSRIGGNEGIDVPIPRFAVGIVIGRNGEMIKKIQNDAGVRIQFKPDDGTTPDRIAQITGPPDRCQHAAEIITDLLRSVQAGNPGGPGPGGRGRGRGQGNWNMGPPGGLQEFNFIVPTGKTGLIIGKGGETIKSISQQSGARIELQRNPPPNADPNMKLFTIRGTPQQIDYARQLIEEKIGGPVNPLGPPVPHGPHGVPGPHGPPGPPGPGTPMGPYNPAPYNPGPPGPAPHGPPAPYAPQGWGNAYPHWQQQAPPDPAKTGTDPNSAAWAAYYAHYYQQQAQPPPAAPAGAPTTTQTNGQGNYGDQQNPAPAGQVDYTKAWEEYYKKMGQQGQTQDYSKAWEEYYKKQGQAVPAPTGAPPGGQPDYSAAWAEYYRQQAAYYAQTSPQGMPQHPPAPQCLPRPSTLGSAAKSNSAEDAASTKS, from the exons ATGGCAGATTATTCAACAGTGCCTCCACCCTCCTCTGGCTCAGCTGGTGGTGGAGGCGGCGGCGGTGGTGGTGGAGGAGTTAACGATGCTTTCAAAGATGCGCTGCAGAGAGCCCGGCAG attgcAGCAAAAATTGGAGGTGATGCTGGTACATCACTGAATTCTAATGACTATGGTTATGGGGGACAAAAAAGACCTTTGGAAGATGGAG atGGCTCTTGGACAAGTCCGAGCAGTACAACACACTGGGAGGGAATGCCCTCTCCTTTTAAAG ATCAGCCAGATGCTAAGAAAGTTGCTCCTCAAAATGAct CTTTCGGAACACAGTTACCACCGATGCATCAGCAGCAAAG GTCTGTAATGACAGAAGAATACAAAGTTCCAGATGGGATGGTTGGATTTA TAATTGGCAGAGGAGGTGAACAGATCTCACGCATACAACAGGAATCTGGATGCAAAATACAGATAGCTCCTG aCAGTGGTGGCCTTCCAGAAAGGTCTTGTATGTTAACTGGAACCCCTGAGTCTGTCCA ATCAGCAAAACGGTTACTGGACCAGATTGTTGAAAAGGGAAGACCAGCCCCTGGCTTCCATCATGGTGATGGGCCAGGAAATGCGGTTCAAGAAATCATGATTCCAGCTAGCAAAGCAGGATTAGTCATTGGAAAGGGGGGAGAGACTATTAAACAACTTCAG GAACGGGCTGGAGTTAAAATGGTTATGATCCAAGATGGACCTCAGAACACTGGTGCTGACAAACCTCTTAGGATTACAGGGGACCCATACAAAGTTCAA CAAGCCAAGGAAATGGTGTTAGAATTAATTCGTGATCAAGGTGGTTTCAGAGAAGTTCGAAATGAGTATGGGTCAAGAATAGGAGGAAATGAAGGAATAGAT GTCCCCATTCCAAGATTCGCTGTTGGCATCGTAAtaggaagaaatggagagatgattaaaaaaatacaaaatgatgcTGGTGTTCGAATTCAGTTTAAGCCAG ATGACGGAACAACACCAGATAGAATAGCACAAATAACAGGACCTCCAGACCGATGTCAACATGCTGCAGAAATTATTACAGACCTTCTTCGAAGTGTTCAG GCTGGTAATCCTGGTGGACCTGGACCTGGTGGTCGAGGAAGAGGTAGAGGTCAAGGCAACTGGAACATGGGACCACCTGGTGGACTACAGGAATTTAATTTCATTGTACcaactgggaaaactggattAATAATAGGAAAAG GAGGTGAAACCATAAAAAGCATAAGCCAACAGTCTGGTGCAAGAATAGAACTTCAGAGAAATCCTCCACCTAATGCAGATCCTAATATGAAGTTATTTACAATTCGTGGAACTCCACAGCAAATAGACTATGCTCGGCaactcatagaagaaaagatTGGT GGCCCAGTAAATCCTTTAGGGCCACCTGTACCCCATGGGCCCCATGGTGTCCCAGGCCCCCATGGGCCTCCTGGGCCCCCTGGGCCTGGAACTCCAATGGGACCATATAACCCTGCACCTTATAATCCAGGACCACCTGGCCCTGCTCCTCA TGGTCCTCCAGCCCCTTATGCTCCCCAGGGGTGGGGAAACGCGTATCCACATTGGCAGCAACAGGCCCCTCCAGATCCAG CTAAAACAGGAACAGATCCAAATTCAGCAGCTTGGGCTGCTTATTATGCTCACTATTATCAACAACAAGCACAGCCACCGCCTGCAGCTCCTGCCGGTGCACCAACTACAACCCAAACCAATGGACAAGGTAACTATG gaGATCAGCAGAATCCAGCCCCAGCTGGACAGGTTGATTATACCAAGGCTTGGGAAGAGTACTACAAGAAAATGG GTCAACAAGGGCAGACACAAGATTATTCAAAGGCTTGGGAGGAATATTACAAGAAGCAAG gTCAAGCAGTTCCTGCCCCTACTGGTGCTCCACCAGGTGGTCAGCCAGATTATAGTGCAGCCTGGGCTGAGTACTACAGACAACAAGCAGCCTACTATGCCCAGACAAGTCCCCAGGGAATGCCACAGCATCCTCCAGCACCTCAG
- the FUBP1 gene encoding far upstream element-binding protein 1 isoform X5: MADYSTVPPPSSGSAGGGGGGGGGGGVNDAFKDALQRARQIAAKIGGDAGTSLNSNDYGYGGQKRPLEDGDQPDAKKVAPQNDSFGTQLPPMHQQQSRSVMTEEYKVPDGMVGFIIGRGGEQISRIQQESGCKIQIAPDSGGLPERSCMLTGTPESVQSAKRLLDQIVEKGRPAPGFHHGDGPGNAVQEIMIPASKAGLVIGKGGETIKQLQERAGVKMVMIQDGPQNTGADKPLRITGDPYKVQQAKEMVLELIRDQGGFREVRNEYGSRIGGNEGIDVPIPRFAVGIVIGRNGEMIKKIQNDAGVRIQFKPDDGTTPDRIAQITGPPDRCQHAAEIITDLLRSVQAGNPGGPGPGGRGRGRGQGNWNMGPPGGLQEFNFIVPTGKTGLIIGKGGETIKSISQQSGARIELQRNPPPNADPNMKLFTIRGTPQQIDYARQLIEEKIGGPVNPLGPPVPHGPHGVPGPHGPPGPPGPGTPMGPYNPAPYNPGPPGPAPHGPPAPYAPQGWGNAYPHWQQQAPPDPAKTGTDPNSAAWAAYYAHYYQQQAQPPPAAPAGAPTTTQTNGQGNYGDQQNPAPAGQVDYTKAWEEYYKKMGQQGQTQDYSKAWEEYYKKQGQAVPAPTGAPPGGQPDYSAAWAEYYRQQAAYYAQTSPQGMPQHPPAPQCLPRPSTLGSAAKSNSAEDAASTKS, translated from the exons ATGGCAGATTATTCAACAGTGCCTCCACCCTCCTCTGGCTCAGCTGGTGGTGGAGGCGGCGGCGGTGGTGGTGGAGGAGTTAACGATGCTTTCAAAGATGCGCTGCAGAGAGCCCGGCAG attgcAGCAAAAATTGGAGGTGATGCTGGTACATCACTGAATTCTAATGACTATGGTTATGGGGGACAAAAAAGACCTTTGGAAGATGGAG ATCAGCCAGATGCTAAGAAAGTTGCTCCTCAAAATGAct CTTTCGGAACACAGTTACCACCGATGCATCAGCAGCAAAG CAGGTCTGTAATGACAGAAGAATACAAAGTTCCAGATGGGATGGTTGGATTTA TAATTGGCAGAGGAGGTGAACAGATCTCACGCATACAACAGGAATCTGGATGCAAAATACAGATAGCTCCTG aCAGTGGTGGCCTTCCAGAAAGGTCTTGTATGTTAACTGGAACCCCTGAGTCTGTCCA ATCAGCAAAACGGTTACTGGACCAGATTGTTGAAAAGGGAAGACCAGCCCCTGGCTTCCATCATGGTGATGGGCCAGGAAATGCGGTTCAAGAAATCATGATTCCAGCTAGCAAAGCAGGATTAGTCATTGGAAAGGGGGGAGAGACTATTAAACAACTTCAG GAACGGGCTGGAGTTAAAATGGTTATGATCCAAGATGGACCTCAGAACACTGGTGCTGACAAACCTCTTAGGATTACAGGGGACCCATACAAAGTTCAA CAAGCCAAGGAAATGGTGTTAGAATTAATTCGTGATCAAGGTGGTTTCAGAGAAGTTCGAAATGAGTATGGGTCAAGAATAGGAGGAAATGAAGGAATAGAT GTCCCCATTCCAAGATTCGCTGTTGGCATCGTAAtaggaagaaatggagagatgattaaaaaaatacaaaatgatgcTGGTGTTCGAATTCAGTTTAAGCCAG ATGACGGAACAACACCAGATAGAATAGCACAAATAACAGGACCTCCAGACCGATGTCAACATGCTGCAGAAATTATTACAGACCTTCTTCGAAGTGTTCAG GCTGGTAATCCTGGTGGACCTGGACCTGGTGGTCGAGGAAGAGGTAGAGGTCAAGGCAACTGGAACATGGGACCACCTGGTGGACTACAGGAATTTAATTTCATTGTACcaactgggaaaactggattAATAATAGGAAAAG GAGGTGAAACCATAAAAAGCATAAGCCAACAGTCTGGTGCAAGAATAGAACTTCAGAGAAATCCTCCACCTAATGCAGATCCTAATATGAAGTTATTTACAATTCGTGGAACTCCACAGCAAATAGACTATGCTCGGCaactcatagaagaaaagatTGGT GGCCCAGTAAATCCTTTAGGGCCACCTGTACCCCATGGGCCCCATGGTGTCCCAGGCCCCCATGGGCCTCCTGGGCCCCCTGGGCCTGGAACTCCAATGGGACCATATAACCCTGCACCTTATAATCCAGGACCACCTGGCCCTGCTCCTCA TGGTCCTCCAGCCCCTTATGCTCCCCAGGGGTGGGGAAACGCGTATCCACATTGGCAGCAACAGGCCCCTCCAGATCCAG CTAAAACAGGAACAGATCCAAATTCAGCAGCTTGGGCTGCTTATTATGCTCACTATTATCAACAACAAGCACAGCCACCGCCTGCAGCTCCTGCCGGTGCACCAACTACAACCCAAACCAATGGACAAGGTAACTATG gaGATCAGCAGAATCCAGCCCCAGCTGGACAGGTTGATTATACCAAGGCTTGGGAAGAGTACTACAAGAAAATGG GTCAACAAGGGCAGACACAAGATTATTCAAAGGCTTGGGAGGAATATTACAAGAAGCAAG gTCAAGCAGTTCCTGCCCCTACTGGTGCTCCACCAGGTGGTCAGCCAGATTATAGTGCAGCCTGGGCTGAGTACTACAGACAACAAGCAGCCTACTATGCCCAGACAAGTCCCCAGGGAATGCCACAGCATCCTCCAGCACCTCAG
- the FUBP1 gene encoding far upstream element-binding protein 1 isoform X12, with amino-acid sequence MPSPFKDQPDAKKVAPQNDSFGTQLPPMHQQQSRSVMTEEYKVPDGMVGFIIGRGGEQISRIQQESGCKIQIAPDSGGLPERSCMLTGTPESVQSAKRLLDQIVEKGRPAPGFHHGDGPGNAVQEIMIPASKAGLVIGKGGETIKQLQERAGVKMVMIQDGPQNTGADKPLRITGDPYKVQQAKEMVLELIRDQGGFREVRNEYGSRIGGNEGIDVPIPRFAVGIVIGRNGEMIKKIQNDAGVRIQFKPDDGTTPDRIAQITGPPDRCQHAAEIITDLLRSVQAGNPGGPGPGGRGRGRGQGNWNMGPPGGLQEFNFIVPTGKTGLIIGKGGETIKSISQQSGARIELQRNPPPNADPNMKLFTIRGTPQQIDYARQLIEEKIGGPVNPLGPPVPHGPHGVPGPHGPPGPPGPGTPMGPYNPAPYNPGPPGPAPHGPPAPYAPQGWGNAYPHWQQQAPPDPAKTGTDPNSAAWAAYYAHYYQQQAQPPPAAPAGAPTTTQTNGQGNYGDQQNPAPAGQVDYTKAWEEYYKKMGQQGQTQDYSKAWEEYYKKQGQAVPAPTGAPPGGQPDYSAAWAEYYRQQAAYYAQTSPQGMPQHPPAPQCLPRPSTLGSAAKSNSAEDAASTKS; translated from the exons ATGCCCTCTCCTTTTAAAG ATCAGCCAGATGCTAAGAAAGTTGCTCCTCAAAATGAct CTTTCGGAACACAGTTACCACCGATGCATCAGCAGCAAAG CAGGTCTGTAATGACAGAAGAATACAAAGTTCCAGATGGGATGGTTGGATTTA TAATTGGCAGAGGAGGTGAACAGATCTCACGCATACAACAGGAATCTGGATGCAAAATACAGATAGCTCCTG aCAGTGGTGGCCTTCCAGAAAGGTCTTGTATGTTAACTGGAACCCCTGAGTCTGTCCA ATCAGCAAAACGGTTACTGGACCAGATTGTTGAAAAGGGAAGACCAGCCCCTGGCTTCCATCATGGTGATGGGCCAGGAAATGCGGTTCAAGAAATCATGATTCCAGCTAGCAAAGCAGGATTAGTCATTGGAAAGGGGGGAGAGACTATTAAACAACTTCAG GAACGGGCTGGAGTTAAAATGGTTATGATCCAAGATGGACCTCAGAACACTGGTGCTGACAAACCTCTTAGGATTACAGGGGACCCATACAAAGTTCAA CAAGCCAAGGAAATGGTGTTAGAATTAATTCGTGATCAAGGTGGTTTCAGAGAAGTTCGAAATGAGTATGGGTCAAGAATAGGAGGAAATGAAGGAATAGAT GTCCCCATTCCAAGATTCGCTGTTGGCATCGTAAtaggaagaaatggagagatgattaaaaaaatacaaaatgatgcTGGTGTTCGAATTCAGTTTAAGCCAG ATGACGGAACAACACCAGATAGAATAGCACAAATAACAGGACCTCCAGACCGATGTCAACATGCTGCAGAAATTATTACAGACCTTCTTCGAAGTGTTCAG GCTGGTAATCCTGGTGGACCTGGACCTGGTGGTCGAGGAAGAGGTAGAGGTCAAGGCAACTGGAACATGGGACCACCTGGTGGACTACAGGAATTTAATTTCATTGTACcaactgggaaaactggattAATAATAGGAAAAG GAGGTGAAACCATAAAAAGCATAAGCCAACAGTCTGGTGCAAGAATAGAACTTCAGAGAAATCCTCCACCTAATGCAGATCCTAATATGAAGTTATTTACAATTCGTGGAACTCCACAGCAAATAGACTATGCTCGGCaactcatagaagaaaagatTGGT GGCCCAGTAAATCCTTTAGGGCCACCTGTACCCCATGGGCCCCATGGTGTCCCAGGCCCCCATGGGCCTCCTGGGCCCCCTGGGCCTGGAACTCCAATGGGACCATATAACCCTGCACCTTATAATCCAGGACCACCTGGCCCTGCTCCTCA TGGTCCTCCAGCCCCTTATGCTCCCCAGGGGTGGGGAAACGCGTATCCACATTGGCAGCAACAGGCCCCTCCAGATCCAG CTAAAACAGGAACAGATCCAAATTCAGCAGCTTGGGCTGCTTATTATGCTCACTATTATCAACAACAAGCACAGCCACCGCCTGCAGCTCCTGCCGGTGCACCAACTACAACCCAAACCAATGGACAAGGTAACTATG gaGATCAGCAGAATCCAGCCCCAGCTGGACAGGTTGATTATACCAAGGCTTGGGAAGAGTACTACAAGAAAATGG GTCAACAAGGGCAGACACAAGATTATTCAAAGGCTTGGGAGGAATATTACAAGAAGCAAG gTCAAGCAGTTCCTGCCCCTACTGGTGCTCCACCAGGTGGTCAGCCAGATTATAGTGCAGCCTGGGCTGAGTACTACAGACAACAAGCAGCCTACTATGCCCAGACAAGTCCCCAGGGAATGCCACAGCATCCTCCAGCACCTCAG